One window of the Salvia splendens isolate huo1 chromosome 1, SspV2, whole genome shotgun sequence genome contains the following:
- the LOC121810866 gene encoding uncharacterized acetyltransferase At3g50280-like gives MASFLLDCNNAGAEFTHAVASAVYISDIIHPTYIPEIVSLLFPSSAAVTNLAGIAKPLLAVQVTELADGIFIAFAANHAVVDGNSFWHFVKSWSEISRGAESISKSPVFNLATGDSRLIHLPTLEKNLVSPSQSPQRVFNFSREKPDRLKEKANSEAGTDKISTLQALTAHGSSMDEHSPISKHKRFKQLRFGNLDWRESEDAVFAGCLLRERYAATLAISASDLLERGLGGASVKINELISRQGDETARRAAEGEWRHDVYGCDFVRSGKVHKVEGLVFVFPAAEGGGIDLEVCLAEETLRAMESESVHYKADTPNSPAPVFVNSPT, from the exons ATGGCTAGTTTTCTCCTCGATTGCAACAACGCAGGAGCCGAGTTTACTCACGCAGTCGCCTCCGCCGTCTACATCTCCGACATCATCCATCCGACCTACATCCCCGAAATCGTATCGCTCCTGTTCCCGTCCAGCGCCGCCGTCACCAATTTGGCCGGAATCGCGAAGCCTCTGCTGGCGGTGCAGGTCACGGagctcgccgacggcatcttcATCGCCTTCGCCGCTAACCACGCCGTCGTGGACGGCAATTCCTTCTGGCATTTCGTCAAATCCTGGTCAGAGATCTCTCGCGGTGCAGAATCGATATCGAAATCCCCTGTATTCAACCTCGCCACTGGCGATAGTAGGCTCATTCATCTCCCAACACTGGAGAAAAACCTAGTTTCTCCATCACAATCGCCGCAGAGAGTATTCAATTTCAGCAGAGAAAAGCCAGATCGATTGAAGGAGAAGGCGAATTCCGAAGCCGGCACAGACAAAATATCTACTCTGCAAGCACTCACGGCTCACGGCTCATCTATGGATGAGCACAGTCCGATCTCAAAACACAAACGGTTCAAGCAGCTGCGTTTTGGTAATCTCGATTGGCGCGAGAGCGAGGATGCGGTCTTTGCCGGATGCCTACTTCGGGAACGTTACGCTGCAACGTTGGCGATTAGCGCGAGCGATCTATTGGAGAGGGGATTGGGCGGCGCCTCGGTGAAGATCAATGAGTTGATTTCTCGGCAAGGCGATGAAACGGCGAGACGCGCGGCGGAAGGGGAGTG GCGACATGACGTGTACGGGTGTGATTTTGTGAGAAGCGGGAAAGTGCATAAAGTAGAGGGTTTGGTGTTTGTATTTCCGGCGGCGGAAGGCGGTGGTATCGATTTAGAAGTTTGCTTGGCGGAGGAGACGTTACGTGCAATGGAGAGtgagagtgtccactataaggcggacacgcccaatagccccgccccagtttttgtcaatagcccca CTTAG